From Paenibacillus sp. FSL H8-0537:
GCATTCATGTCGCTGCTTGTCTCCACAGCTTATGTGTATTTTATTCTGATTCCATAATTTTATGTTTTCCCGCCTTTACCATAAATTCGTGCCTGGCCGTTTCGTATGAGGGACATGGCGGCAGGTGAGAATACGTGTACAGACTGCTCAGGCCAAAATGCAGCAGGCGCGAGCGATGAAGGAGGCGGGATCACTTGGAATTTCTGACCCTTGTGCTGCGTACCGTATTGATTTATTTCATCGTATTTCTCATTATGCGGTTTATGGGGAAACGGGAAATCGGCAAGCTGTCGGTTTTTGACCTGGTTATCTCGGTCATGATTGCCGAAATAGCCGTGATCGTTATAGAGGATTTGGATCGAACGATGTGGGAAGGCATTGTGCCGATGGTTATTTTAATGCTCGTGCAGGTGGGCATGGCTTTTGTGGCGCTGAAAAATCGCAAGCTGCGGCTCTTGTTTGACGGAAAGCCCAGCATCATTATGGCGAAGGGCAAGCTCAATCGCGATGTGATGCGCAAGCAGCGCTACAATCTGGATGATTTTATGCTTCAGCTTAGAGAAAATCAAATTACAAGGATCTCGGATGTGGAATTTGCGATTTTGGAGACGAGCGGCAAGCTGTCGATTATTCCTAAAAATACGGATGGGGCCCCGCCAGAAATGTCGGAGGAGCGCTTGAATGCTGAGCCGCAGCTGAGCAGCAGCGAAGCAGAGCATCAGCTGCGGATGGAAGAAGGCAATAGGACTGAGCAAATTCAGGAATTAACAAGCAAGCTTAGCACAAGGCAAGAATCTAAAGTCATTCCGCCTAAATATCGTTTTGAAATTTTGCCCATTCCGCTCATTATGGATGGCAAAGTACAGGATGAAAATTTGGAGAAGCTGGAAAAAACCCGTTTTTGGTTGAAAAATGTACTGCAGGAAGAAGGTGTGACCGACTTCAAGGAAGTATTCCTGTGTACAATAGATCATAAAGGCAAGCTGTTTTTGGATAAAACGAAAAAGCCGCGAAGGTAGTTTGGGAGCCATAATGTCCCAACCTGTTCGCGGCTTTTTTTTGTACATGTATGCCCCTAGGTCCGTGAAAACCAATGACCGATTTTGGGCAGGCGGGTGAGGTCATGCCGGTCAATAATGTTGGTCCATACCATTAGCGCCAAATATACAATAGCCCCGCATGCACAAGCAACGAGCAAATTCACCCATTCCGCGGCGAGCGGCTCCCGGTTCATGACGAAGCGAGCAGCAGCCCCCATAATCACCATAGCAGAGATGACCTTCATAAAATCGCGCAGCTTCATGCGGAAGCCGATTAGCTTGAGAACGCTAATGCCATGCAGCGCAGTGACTAGTACAATATTCAAATTAATCGCAATCAAAGCGCCGTATATACCAAATTCGGGCTTGGAGGCGAGATAAATAATGAAGCCCAGCTTAATAGCTGCCCCTATTAACGTGTTCATAAGCGCCTTTCCCGGTTTATCCAGCGCCTGGAGAGTGGCTTGCAGTGGAGCCTGCAAATAAATAAAAAGGCCTACAGGGGCAAGCAGTTGCAGCATAGGAGCAATTTCACTGTGGTTGTACAGCATCCGGCAGATCGGCTCGGCAAATAGGCCAAGAATAACGACGAAGGGTGCTCCTGCGACAAGTGCCAGCCTCATGGATTGATGCAAACGCTTATGAATCGTAGCCATATCCCCCCTTGACGCCGCTTCGGAAAGCGACGGAATAAGCGAGGAGGCAAGGGAGTAGGTCAAAGCGGTAGGCAGCAGGATGAGCGGTATGACCATTCCTTGCAGCGCCCCGTATTGCGCTGTAGCAATGCCTGTAGCGATACCTGCCGTAGCCAGACTGCGAGCGGTGAAAATGGATTCCAGCAAATAGGAGAGCGAGCCGACAAGGCGGCTGGCTGTAACGGGTATGGAAAGGCTAAGCAGCTTGCCCATAATGGGTGCCTTATCTTCAGTTGTAGATGGCTTGCTTGCCTCAGCCAGCTGAGCGGGAGTCCTTTTTTCCCTTGCGTATTTCCATAGCAGTACAGCTAGGCCTCCTATTTCTCCAACCACAACGCCAAGCATGGCGCCAGCCGCTGCCCATTCCAAGCCTTTGGGCATGAGGAGCATCGCGAAGCCAAGCGAGAAAATAATGCGCAGCACCGTCTCCACAATTTGGGAGGCCGCAGATGGAATCATATTTTGCTTGCCCTGGAAGTAGCCGCGAAATACAGATGAAATTCCGACGATCAGCAGCATCGGAGTCATGAACAGAAACGTGCGCTGTACACGCTTGTCCGGCAGCAAATGCGCGGTTATCCAAGGCGAGAATAGCAGCAGCAGGCTGGTCAGCGTAATGGCAAGAAAGATCGTAAGCAGCATCGCACTGCGAAAAATTTGGCGGACCCGTCCCTCGTCCCCGTTTGACTGGGCTTCGGCAATCCATTTGGCAACGGCGAGCGGAATGCCGCCGGTAATAATTGTCAGCATGACGGCCAAAAACGGATAGCTCAGCTGATAAAGCCCCACGCCTTCGGCGCCTATAATTCGCGGCAGCGCGATGCGCGGGATGAAGCCGAGAATTCGATTAATGACGCCCGCCGCAAGTAAAATCATGGCCCCTTTTATAAATGTTTGCTTGGTCATACTCGCCCCTCATTCCATTAGCCATATTGTTGCAGTATCATAGTTATGCACGGCATGTCCGAATCATGATTGGATTATGAACATCTCTCCGTGTGCAGGAATATGCGCCCTAGGCAGCGAATAGTAGCAGTCAAGGCGAAAAAGCACGGGAGGCGCGGCTATGGAGGAACAGGACCTGGCTCAGGTAATTGAACAGCTGTGCAACAGCAAGGCAGAGGAGTTTCGGCTTATTGGCTATGAACATGCGAATGGCAAAGATATTTGGGCATGCGTAAGCGCGGGTTATAAAAAGAGCGGGCAGCCAGAGCTGCACAAGCTGGTCAACGACATTTTGTCGCTGAAGGTGACGAGCTTTATGAACTTTTTGACGATTAGCGCTTACCGGGGAACCCATTTCTAAGGGAAGGGTTTCTTTTTTTTGACTCAAAAATTGCTCGCAAGTATAATAGGAATATTGAGATCATAAGGGGGACTTAGGAAATATGAACGGGAAAAGATTATTTGCCTTCCTTGGGATCGTAGTCATCATGTTTGGCGTGATCGCTTGGACGAGCCCATCGCTGGTAAACGGCATTCGGCTAGGCCTGGATTTGAAGGGCGGATTCGAGGTGCTTTATGAGGCAGAACCGCTTACGGCCGGCGATAAAGTAACGCCTACTTTGCTGAAGGATACGGCGAAAAGCCTGGAGGCTCGTGCCGACAAGATCGGTATTTCCGAGCCGGAGATTACGACTGAAGGAACGAACCGCATTCGCGTCAGGCTTGCTGGCGTGACGAATGAGGATGAGGTAAGAGACATCATCAAAAAGCCGGTTAATCTGACGTTTAAAGCGCCAGATGGCACGGTAGAGCTTCAAGGTGATGATTTTGTGCAAAATGCAGCTACGGTCGAATATGATTCGCTGAATAATCCGGTCGTTTCGATTAAGCTGAAAGATGCAAAGAAGTTTGAGGATGTGACGAGGAGACTGACAGGCAAGACGCTAGCCATTTATCTCGACGATGAAATGCTGTCGAATCCGAACGTCAACCAGCCAATCAGCGGCGGAAGCGCGCAAATTAGCGGTAACTTCACGCTGGATGAGGCAAATAACTTGAAAGATACGATTAATCTGGGCGCACTTCCGCTTAAGCTGACTGAGAAATACACGCAAAGCGTAGGCGCAAAGCTTGGACAGCAGTCTCTTGAAGATACCGTTCGTGCCGGCATCATCGGCTCGGCGATCATTTTGGTGTTCCTGATTATTTTGTTCCGCATACCGGGCGTTGTAGCAGGTATTACGGTTATTACCTTTACTTGGATGCTGGTTCTCGTATTCGAGATGTTGAATGTGACTTTAACGCTGCCTGGTATTGCCGCATTTGTTCTCGGGATCGGGATGGCGGTTGACGCGAATATTATTATGTATGAACGGATTAAAGAGGAAATTCGCAGCGGAAAAAGCTTGCTTTCCTCGCTTAAAGCCGGCTCCAAAAACTCGTTCCGCACAATTATGGATGCGAATATTACAAACATGATTTCCTGCGGCGTGCTTTATTACATCGGAAACGGTGCGATCAGAGGCTTTGCACTGACGATGATTTTGAGTATTTTGGTCAGTATCGTTACAAACATTTTCTTCTCACGCCTGCTGATTCATTTGCTGATTCGCAGCAACCTGTTTACTAAACCTAGCTATTTCGGCGTGAAGGAGGCGGACATCCGTGAACTTTAAAACAACGGTGCATTTTGACTTTATCAAGCATAGCAAAAAGTTTTTCATGGCTTCTATTATTTTAACGGTTATAGGAATTATTTCGCTGTTCCTGTTTAATCTGAACTATGGCGTCGATTTTAAAGCGGGTACGAATATGGATATCGTAGTCGGCAAAGCGCTTACCCAAGCGGATGCGAAGGAAGTTTTGGCCACAGCTGGCATTACGAACGTTACACCGACGGTTGGCGGCACGAACGGCGACCGCGTTTCCGCTCGGTTTGAAGAAGTATTGGAGCAAGCGAAGGTAACAGAAATTCAAAATGCCTTTAAAGCAAAATTTGGCGATCAAGTATCTGCAGAGGTCAGTGTCGTATCTCCAGATATGGCGCGTGAGCTAGGCTTCAAGACGATTTATGCCGTTATTATTGCAAGTATTGCGATCATGATTTATGTGATGATTCGTTTCGAATGGCGCTTTGCTTTAGCAGCGAATATTGCCATTTTATATGACGCTTTTGTTGTAGTCGCTGTGTTTTCCATTTTCCGTCTGGAAGTCGACCTGCCGTTTATTGCGGCGGTGCTCACGACAATTGGTTATTCGATTAATGATAAAATCGTTATTTTCGACCGAATTCGTGAAAATCTTCGTTTTGGCAAGCTGAAAACGCGTGACCAGCTCGCAGAAATGGTCAATCAGAGCCTATGGCAGACGATGGCGCGTAATATTTATACGGTGCTTGCCGTTCTCATTATCGCGGTCTGTTTGTTCCTATTTGGAAGCGAGTCGATCAAGCTGTTTGCTTTGGCAAAAATTATTGGTCTGACAAGCGGCGCATACTCGTCGATCTGTATTGCGAGCCCGCTTTGGCTTCTTCTTAAAAGCAAACAAAAGCCTAAAGCAAAGCAGCCTGCCAAGACTGCGGTCTAACAGCGTAGGAGGAGGCAGTCATGACAATGAACCAACGATATACAAAAGCAGAACCGGCCAACTGGTCAGGAATATGGGGTAATGCGGCGTTGGCGTTGTTGAAAGGGGCAGCAGGCTGGCTGTCCGGCAGCAAAGCATTGCTTGCAGATGGTTGCCGATCTGCGGCGGAGGCGGCGGCTATTTTCGCGGAAAAGGTCGTTACGCAGCGCAGTGGCAAAGGCAGCGAAACATCTTCTGGCAGCGCTGCTGCTATAAAGCACAAGGAAACAAGGAAGACAGAAACCTTCATGAATGTTGTTTTAGCAGCAGCCCTGCTTCTAATTGGTTTGGAGATTGGCATTTCGGCCGTTCGCGACATTGCTGAGGGAATCAGCAAGCCGCCTCATTGGAGCGCGCTTGCTGCTTTGGCTAGTTGCCTGCTCGTGAAGGAGCTCATCTGGAAACAGAGGGAGCATGGCAGCAGCTTGTATGCGACGCTTGCGGTATTCATTGGTGCAGGGACCGCGTGGCTGGGCAAGCTGATTTCGCTTCCAGTGCTTTATTATTTTGATTCGGCAGCAGCTATCGTCATTTCGGTTATCGTCATGAATGGCGGCTATCGTATTATTGTGCCGTCCTCTCACAAGGAGGAAGCATCAACAGAGGTATATAGCGAAAATACCGAGGAGCTCATGCAGCTCGTTCAACGGGTGGAAGGCGTCGTCACGGTACAGTCGCTGAACGCTCGCGAGCAGGGCCATTATGTCGTTGCGGAGGCCGTTATCAGTGTTAATCCGCGCGTGACCGTACTTGAGGGCCATGAAGTGGCGAAAAGGGTGAAACGACTGCTGCTGACACGCTTTACCCACCTAACGGACGCAACCGTTCATGTCGAGCCGTATGACCCCGGTTATCCTTATAAATCCAATCACGATCCGAATCAGGAACATATGCCTACGCTGCTGCAATAGCGCAGCAAGGCAGAAAGGAGTTGAAGTCGGCGTGATTCAAGCTAAAACACGTTGGAATCTTGCACCTTGGGACGAGCAGGCAGACGCGGCGGCGCAGGAGCTTTCGACAGCTCTGCGCCTGTCGCCGCTTGCCGCCAAGCTTTTGGTGCAGCGCGGCTACAGGGAGGTCGCACAGGCGGAGCAGTTTTTAAGAGGCGGCTCTGAGCATTTGCATGACCCTTATTTGCTAAAAGATATGAGGGAGGCTGTCGCCCGTATTCGGGAGGCGGCCTCAGCTGGCGAAAAAGTACGTATTTATGGCGATTATGATGCCGACGGCGTATCGAGCACCTCGCTGCTCGTGCATGTTTTTCGCGAGCTCGGCCTTCATTTTGATTATTATATTCCCCATCGGGCGCTCGAGGGCTATGGATTAAACAAGGCGGCACTGGAGAAGGCGGCCGCTGAGGGCGTTGGCTTAATCGTGACCGTTGATACCGGCATTAGCGCTTACGATGAAATTGCTTACGCCAAGGAGCTTGGGCTAGATGTCGTTGTCACCGACCATCACGAACCGCCAGCACGTATTCCGGATGCCTGCGCCGTTGTTAACCCGAAGCGTCATGATTGCACTTATCCATTTGAAGGGCTGGCAGGCGTTGGTGTCGCATTCAAGCTGGCGCAAGCGCTGCTGGAACGCCCACCTATGGAGCTGACGGACATCGTTTGTCTGGGAACGATTGCTGATTTAATGCCTTTGACTGGCGAAAACCGGATTTTAGTCAAAAGCGGGCTGGAACGGCTTCGCCAGACGACGAATACCGGATTTCTCGCGCTTGCCGAGTCGACGGGCATTG
This genomic window contains:
- a CDS encoding post-transcriptional regulator, which codes for MEEQDLAQVIEQLCNSKAEEFRLIGYEHANGKDIWACVSAGYKKSGQPELHKLVNDILSLKVTSFMNFLTISAYRGTHF
- the secF gene encoding protein translocase subunit SecF, whose amino-acid sequence is MNFKTTVHFDFIKHSKKFFMASIILTVIGIISLFLFNLNYGVDFKAGTNMDIVVGKALTQADAKEVLATAGITNVTPTVGGTNGDRVSARFEEVLEQAKVTEIQNAFKAKFGDQVSAEVSVVSPDMARELGFKTIYAVIIASIAIMIYVMIRFEWRFALAANIAILYDAFVVVAVFSIFRLEVDLPFIAAVLTTIGYSINDKIVIFDRIRENLRFGKLKTRDQLAEMVNQSLWQTMARNIYTVLAVLIIAVCLFLFGSESIKLFALAKIIGLTSGAYSSICIASPLWLLLKSKQKPKAKQPAKTAV
- the secD gene encoding protein translocase subunit SecD — protein: MNGKRLFAFLGIVVIMFGVIAWTSPSLVNGIRLGLDLKGGFEVLYEAEPLTAGDKVTPTLLKDTAKSLEARADKIGISEPEITTEGTNRIRVRLAGVTNEDEVRDIIKKPVNLTFKAPDGTVELQGDDFVQNAATVEYDSLNNPVVSIKLKDAKKFEDVTRRLTGKTLAIYLDDEMLSNPNVNQPISGGSAQISGNFTLDEANNLKDTINLGALPLKLTEKYTQSVGAKLGQQSLEDTVRAGIIGSAIILVFLIILFRIPGVVAGITVITFTWMLVLVFEMLNVTLTLPGIAAFVLGIGMAVDANIIMYERIKEEIRSGKSLLSSLKAGSKNSFRTIMDANITNMISCGVLYYIGNGAIRGFALTMILSILVSIVTNIFFSRLLIHLLIRSNLFTKPSYFGVKEADIREL
- a CDS encoding DUF421 domain-containing protein; translated protein: MEFLTLVLRTVLIYFIVFLIMRFMGKREIGKLSVFDLVISVMIAEIAVIVIEDLDRTMWEGIVPMVILMLVQVGMAFVALKNRKLRLLFDGKPSIIMAKGKLNRDVMRKQRYNLDDFMLQLRENQITRISDVEFAILETSGKLSIIPKNTDGAPPEMSEERLNAEPQLSSSEAEHQLRMEEGNRTEQIQELTSKLSTRQESKVIPPKYRFEILPIPLIMDGKVQDENLEKLEKTRFWLKNVLQEEGVTDFKEVFLCTIDHKGKLFLDKTKKPRR
- the spoVB gene encoding stage V sporulation protein B; protein product: MTKQTFIKGAMILLAAGVINRILGFIPRIALPRIIGAEGVGLYQLSYPFLAVMLTIITGGIPLAVAKWIAEAQSNGDEGRVRQIFRSAMLLTIFLAITLTSLLLLFSPWITAHLLPDKRVQRTFLFMTPMLLIVGISSVFRGYFQGKQNMIPSAASQIVETVLRIIFSLGFAMLLMPKGLEWAAAGAMLGVVVGEIGGLAVLLWKYAREKRTPAQLAEASKPSTTEDKAPIMGKLLSLSIPVTASRLVGSLSYLLESIFTARSLATAGIATGIATAQYGALQGMVIPLILLPTALTYSLASSLIPSLSEAASRGDMATIHKRLHQSMRLALVAGAPFVVILGLFAEPICRMLYNHSEIAPMLQLLAPVGLFIYLQAPLQATLQALDKPGKALMNTLIGAAIKLGFIIYLASKPEFGIYGALIAINLNIVLVTALHGISVLKLIGFRMKLRDFMKVISAMVIMGAAARFVMNREPLAAEWVNLLVACACGAIVYLALMVWTNIIDRHDLTRLPKIGHWFSRT
- a CDS encoding cation transporter dimerization domain-containing protein, with product MTMNQRYTKAEPANWSGIWGNAALALLKGAAGWLSGSKALLADGCRSAAEAAAIFAEKVVTQRSGKGSETSSGSAAAIKHKETRKTETFMNVVLAAALLLIGLEIGISAVRDIAEGISKPPHWSALAALASCLLVKELIWKQREHGSSLYATLAVFIGAGTAWLGKLISLPVLYYFDSAAAIVISVIVMNGGYRIIVPSSHKEEASTEVYSENTEELMQLVQRVEGVVTVQSLNAREQGHYVVAEAVISVNPRVTVLEGHEVAKRVKRLLLTRFTHLTDATVHVEPYDPGYPYKSNHDPNQEHMPTLLQ